One Pseudomonadota bacterium genomic window, TCCGCGTGTGGCACAGATGGCATGCGATATTCTCAATTACTCCCCAGAGTAATAAGCTATTCGCCATCAATCTGCATATTATGGAATACGGTCTGAACGTCGTCATCCTCTTCAAGACGCTCAATTAGTTTCTGAATATCCTGCTCCTGCTCCGGCGTAACGTTAACGAAGCTCATTGGGATGCGCTGTGATGAAGCGCTTTTTACCTCAACACCACGGGCTTCCAGGGCCTTTTGCAGATCTCCAAACTGCCTAAAGGTTGAGTATAAGAGGAGGCCATCATCGGCCTCAAAGATCTCCTCCAGTCCGTGGTCTATCAGCTCAAGCTCAAATTCATCCATATCGGTCGATGGGGGAACGATCTTGAAGATCCCCTTGCGATCAAAGATATACTCAAGCGCGCCTGTTGTAGCCAGATTTCCACCGTTTCTTAAAAGTATATTTCGTACGTTTGCAACTGTGCGTGTGGCGTTGTCGGTAGCTGCTTCTATAAAGAGGCCGACACCGTAGGGCGCAAAGCCTTCGTAGGTTATCTCGGTTAAATCTAGCTGCTCCTTAGAGGTGGACCGCTTAACAGCGGCTTCGATGCGATCCTTCGGCATGTTTAACGAGCGCGCGGTTTGAATGGCCATACGCAGACGGGCATTAGCTGATGGCTCGGGGCCTCCGAGCTTTATGGAGATAGCGATCTCCTTTCCTATCTTAGTGAAGGCCTTAGCCATCTTCGACCAGCGGGCGAACATGCGGTCCTTTCTCTTCTCAAATATACGGCCCATAGATAGTGTCCTTGGAGATACAGGTATCTAAAGATTAAACAGTAGCGCTAACCCAGAGCGGTTGCAAATACGGCGTAACCATTTAATAGGCTAAGTGATATTAGTGCCACATCCGGCTAGATCCAGGATAGCCGAGGTAACGATCAGGGGCTTAGTAGCATCTGCGATAACGGCACGGGGGCAACCTGCAGCGAGTGCTCGTAGGGCGCACTCTACCTTAGGGATCATTCCACCAGAGATAACGCCATCGTGGATTAAGGTAGCTATCTCCTCTCTGGTTAGCGAGGCAACGACCTCACCGTTATGCTTTACTCCTGCTACATCCGTTAGAAACACGCAGGCCTTAGCACCTAGCGCGCCTGCCAGGGCCCCAGCCGCATAGTCGGCGTTTAGATTTAGGGCGTTGCCAGCGCTATCCTCTCCAACAGGGGAGATAACAGGTACAAAGCTGGCAGCGAGTAATGCTTCGATAATGCCTGGATCGGTTGCAACGACCTCGCCGGTTCGGCCTAGGTCCTCGCCGTTTCTGCCGCGGAGCTTTTGGGCGGTGATTAGCCTAGCAGCCCGTCCAGATACTCCAACTGCCGGAGCGCCGCTCCTTGTTATGCGAGAAACTAGATCGCTATTAACGGCTCCAGAGAGAACCATCTCGGTGGCCAGCATCGCTGCGTCATCTGTAACCCGCAGTCCATCGATAAAGTGGGAGGTAAGGCCCAGACGATCGATCATTCGTGAGATCTCTTTTCCACCGCCGTGCACAACTATGATCTTAACCCCAAGATTTGAGAGTGCTGCTATCTCTGAACATACGAGCTGCCGTGTCTGTTCAATCTCCATGGCCGCACCCCCGTACTTGATAAGAAAGCGCTGGCCTGAGAGCGCCTGTACAGAGGGGTGTTGGCGAAGGATCTCAGAGGGGGTGATAAGCTCCATGCATGCTCCGTAACTAGTCACCAAGTTTTACTGTTGTACTCGTTAATGCTTATAGGAGGCGGTCTTTGTACGCTCTCACCCTTTCTTGTTGTCCCCTGATCGGGAACGATATATTTTGTGACTAGTTAATATTATCACCCCCGATTTGCTCTGCAAATCGACCCCTGAGGGGTTGGTACAGAGCTCCTACGTGTGCAATCGTCCTTAGTTTATCCTGACTAGTTACCATGCTCCTATACTGGGCCTAGCGCTAGGGTCATCAGGCCAGTTTTCTCTGGGAGCCCAAACAGTAGGTTCATATTTTGAATCGCCTGGCCGGCCATGCCCTTTCCTAGGTTATCAATGGCGCTCATAATAACAACCTGGTTGTCACGCACGGTGACGGCGATATCGCAGAAGTTAGTACCCACAACATCTGCAAGTCGTGGCGGGGTGTCTCTTAGGCGAATAAAGGGAGAATCAGCATAGAAGTTGTGATAGTGCTGAGTGAGCGCTTCTGCCGAGCAACTCTCTGTAAGCGAGAGATAGGCCGATACAAATATGCCGCGAGATACCGGAAGTAGGTGTGGGGAGAATATAAAGGATCCCCCGGGGTTAAATGATGGCCCGAGCGCCTGCAGGATCTCTGGCTCATGCCGGTGTTGCAACGTTTTATAGGCTGTAAAATCAGCAGTACGGCTTGGATGGTGCATAGAGGCTTGAAGCTCACGCCCGGCTCCGGAGGTGCCGGTCTTGGCGTCGACCACAACCTGTCCCGTTAGTGGCTTAGATGCAAGTGGAGCGAGGGCCAGGATCGCAGCGCTTGCCAGGCAGCCAGGGTTGGTAATAAATCGAGCGTGTGAAATCTCACGGCGGGATAGCTCCGTTAGTCCGTAAATAAAACTTGCGCGCAGCTCCGCAGAGAACTCAACCTCTGGATAAAACTGCTGGTGTTGTGCTGCATCCCTTAAGCGGAGATCTCCTGAGAGATCTATAACTGAGGTGTTCTCTGAGAGCCCCTGAGCTAGCGCCGTTTCAATGGCGGAAACGGCGAGACCGGTCGGCATAGCTAAGACCAGGACGCTCCGCTCGTAGTGCTTAAGGGTAGTGAGTTGCGGGGCTTTATCAAAGTTGAGTGAGGTAGTACCTTTTAGGTGCGAATGGATTGAACTGACAGGGTTCCCTGCATGGGACCGAGATGTAACGCTGCATACCTCTATGTCTGGATGCATGCTGAGGATCCGGAGCAGCTCTCCCGCGCCGTAGCCACTTCCACCTAAGATCGCCACTCCGAAGCGCTTATTCATCGTGCCTGTTTAAGCATTGTTTTTAGAGCCGGTCCAGAAAAGAGCATACTTTTCATGTAGGCAGTCACCGAATCCGAGCTTTTTAAAGTACTCCGGCTTTGATGTTACAACTAGTATCTCACGGATATTTCGTCGCTGCCCCTCCTGAATAGCGACCTTTACAAGCTCCTGACCGATCCCCTGACCACGGTAATCTGAGTCGACAACACAGGTGCGTATCTCTGCTATCTTGGGGCTATAGAGCTCGAGTACGCAACTTCCGACAATTATTCCATCCTGCTCAGCAATCCAGGTTGTGTTTATCAGCTCCAGATAATCCGCCTCAGTTCGGGGGAGCAGGGTATCTGGATTAGCTTGCACAAGTGCTAAGATAGCTGGGATATCCTGAGGGGTTAACTTCCGAATCATACGAGCAACTCTGTATTAGTATAGAGGAATCTCTTAGTAGCGCGGTCAAAAGTACAACTTCTTGCGATCTTTGCGCTAGCATTGTGGCCACTAAAACCTGAAAAAACATAATATCCGCGAAAAAAGAGCCCCGCAACCATAAGCATTATGATTCTTATGCCGAACTCTTACTTTGAAAGGAATGAGGACGGTCTTATGGAGGGGACCTCGGGGCAGGGACGCGCAGAGAGAGTCTGTAAGTTAAAAAGAGGCGAAATATTATGAACCATTCGCGCGCAAATAATAATAAACAGAACTTCTTGAGTGATCTGCCAGAGGAGCTTAAGGGTGGTGATAGTGATGAGACCCCCGAGTCTGAATGGGCTTACGGGTTTGATCTCAAACCGATTAAGCCGAGCCATAATTGCGTGCTAGTCGTTGACGATGATCCAGTTCAGCTCAAGATGCTGCAAAAGATAATTGAAAAAGCTGGCTATCAGGTGATGACGAGCGATTCGGCAGCAGAGGCTCTCGATATGCTGGCAGAAAAGGAGTTTAACGTTATAATTTCAGACTATAAGATGCCAGAGATGAACGGCTTTGAGTTCCTGCAGGCGATACGGGGGCTTGAGGGTAATTGGTCTACCAGTGATATCCCGGTCATTATGCTGACAGCCTGTGGAGACGATCTTGAATTCTCTGCCCTTGAACGGGGAGCTGATATGTTCTGTGAGAAGTATCGAGCGAATAGTTTGCTGGTAAAGCAGATCCGCTTTTTGCTTGAGATGTAGCTGTATTCAGAACAGGTAAGGAAGGGCACCTCCTAGCATAACAGATCAAACCTAAGTTGATTTACGCTATGAGGTGCCCGATTAAAGTTAGAATAGAGGTTCTAACTTAACTCCTACTACGCCGTATATTCTGGTCTGATTGTGGGGACCAGAGGTGTAACGGAGGAGGGTATCACACGCCGAGGGGCGGGTAAGATCCCTTCGATAGCAGGAGGTACGTTTGCCGAAGGCGGCAGGGGCTGAACAAAGGGGATCGGAGCACCAATTAGGACCGGAGGGCGTCCATTTTGTTCCACCGGTACAAGCATGTAGCCTTTCGGAGTCTGGCAGCTATGACACCCCATCACGAGAGACAGGGAAAATCCGACTGCGCCAAAAATAATCTTCTGCATAACATCCTCTTTGGACATGTGACTGACCTGTTTTCTCTTGGTCAATAAAGAGGGTGCTAGCCTTGTTCGAACACCTAGTTCGGAGGCTCGCTGCACCCGTAGTGGCATCTTTTGGATCGCAACTAAGGGTGCAGTGAGTCCAAACGGTATTTCCGTTTTTGGAATCGGGCATCTACTCATAGCGCTCTCTAGAACCCTAAGGCTTGGAGGCGCCCATATAATTATGTGAAAGAACGAAGTAGGTGCACAGGTGCCCCCACTCCCTGCTTAACAGTATGACCTGATCGCTTGAGCTAATCATCTAAGTCGCAATATTAATTGAAGAATCAGACTGGAAGAAGCTATTTCAAACAGGTATAAATCTAGTTGTCCTAGGCTAGCATCCTAATACCTTGTTATGACTGAGCTAAAGGTCTTCTCCAGTTTCTCTCATGATTCCAGGGTTTTTGTCGCTGGGCATAGGGGCTTAGTGGGTTCTGCTATTGTGCGGGGCCTTGAACGGCATGGCTACAGTAACATTATCCTGAGAACCAGAGCCGAGCTTGATCTCCTCAATCAGGCAGCGGTGCAGAGATTTTTCGCACAGGAGCGAATTGAGTTCGTATTTGTGGTAGCCGCAAAAGTCGGTGGAATTTTACACAACTCGCAACACCAAGCGGATTTCCTCTACGAAAATCTGATGATCTCCGCCAATATCATTAAAGCAGCGGCTGATAACGGAGTGCAGAAGTTACTCTACCTCGGGAGCTCCTGTATCTATCCGAGACTCTCTCCGCAACCTATTCCTGAAGAGGCACTCCTCTCTGGCCCACTTGAGCCAACCAATGAGGGGTATGCTTTGGCTAAGATTGCAGGTCTTAAATTATGCGAGAAGTATCAGCAGCAGTACGGCAAGCGTTTCGTCTCCGTTATGCCGACCAATATGTACGGAGAGAACGACA contains:
- a CDS encoding YebC/PmpR family DNA-binding transcriptional regulator; amino-acid sequence: MGRIFEKRKDRMFARWSKMAKAFTKIGKEIAISIKLGGPEPSANARLRMAIQTARSLNMPKDRIEAAVKRSTSKEQLDLTEITYEGFAPYGVGLFIEAATDNATRTVANVRNILLRNGGNLATTGALEYIFDRKGIFKIVPPSTDMDEFELELIDHGLEEIFEADDGLLLYSTFRQFGDLQKALEARGVEVKSASSQRIPMSFVNVTPEQEQDIQKLIERLEEDDDVQTVFHNMQIDGE
- the argB gene encoding acetylglutamate kinase, with product MELITPSEILRQHPSVQALSGQRFLIKYGGAAMEIEQTRQLVCSEIAALSNLGVKIIVVHGGGKEISRMIDRLGLTSHFIDGLRVTDDAAMLATEMVLSGAVNSDLVSRITRSGAPAVGVSGRAARLITAQKLRGRNGEDLGRTGEVVATDPGIIEALLAASFVPVISPVGEDSAGNALNLNADYAAGALAGALGAKACVFLTDVAGVKHNGEVVASLTREEIATLIHDGVISGGMIPKVECALRALAAGCPRAVIADATKPLIVTSAILDLAGCGTNIT
- a CDS encoding response regulator — encoded protein: MNHSRANNNKQNFLSDLPEELKGGDSDETPESEWAYGFDLKPIKPSHNCVLVVDDDPVQLKMLQKIIEKAGYQVMTSDSAAEALDMLAEKEFNVIISDYKMPEMNGFEFLQAIRGLEGNWSTSDIPVIMLTACGDDLEFSALERGADMFCEKYRANSLLVKQIRFLLEM
- the argC gene encoding N-acetyl-gamma-glutamyl-phosphate reductase, which codes for MNKRFGVAILGGSGYGAGELLRILSMHPDIEVCSVTSRSHAGNPVSSIHSHLKGTTSLNFDKAPQLTTLKHYERSVLVLAMPTGLAVSAIETALAQGLSENTSVIDLSGDLRLRDAAQHQQFYPEVEFSAELRASFIYGLTELSRREISHARFITNPGCLASAAILALAPLASKPLTGQVVVDAKTGTSGAGRELQASMHHPSRTADFTAYKTLQHRHEPEILQALGPSFNPGGSFIFSPHLLPVSRGIFVSAYLSLTESCSAEALTQHYHNFYADSPFIRLRDTPPRLADVVGTNFCDIAVTVRDNQVVIMSAIDNLGKGMAGQAIQNMNLLFGLPEKTGLMTLALGPV
- a CDS encoding GNAT family N-acetyltransferase, which gives rise to MIRKLTPQDIPAILALVQANPDTLLPRTEADYLELINTTWIAEQDGIIVGSCVLELYSPKIAEIRTCVVDSDYRGQGIGQELVKVAIQEGQRRNIREILVVTSKPEYFKKLGFGDCLHEKYALFWTGSKNNA
- a CDS encoding GDP-L-fucose synthase encodes the protein MTELKVFSSFSHDSRVFVAGHRGLVGSAIVRGLERHGYSNIILRTRAELDLLNQAAVQRFFAQERIEFVFVVAAKVGGILHNSQHQADFLYENLMISANIIKAAADNGVQKLLYLGSSCIYPRLSPQPIPEEALLSGPLEPTNEGYALAKIAGLKLCEKYQQQYGKRFVSVMPTNMYGENDKFHPEHSHVIPGMMRRFHEAKFSADPYVTVWGTGEPRREFLYVDDFATAALMVMNHYEEATTLNVGTGQDVTIRELAELMKRVVGYQGEIRFDSSKPDGTPRKVLDTSKITALGWRPSVSLEEGLTRSYAWAIRSGVLPSYSGDVHIAETRN